The following are encoded together in the Callithrix jacchus isolate 240 chromosome 19, calJac240_pri, whole genome shotgun sequence genome:
- the MRPL55 gene encoding large ribosomal subunit protein mL55 isoform X1 — protein sequence MAAVGSLLGLLRCSAVKATGSALRCLHTSSWRADSSRASFARVRRQAYARLYPVLLVKQDGSTVHIRYREPRRMLAMPIDLDTLTPEERRARLRRREAQLQRTKEYEEELSDDFDVERYRQFWAKTKK from the exons ATGGCGGCAGTGGGTAGCTTGCTTGG CCTGCTAAGATGCAGCGCTGTGAAGGCCACTGGGTCTGCACTCCGCTGCCTGCATACATCCTCCTGGCGGGCCGACAGCAGCAGGGCCTCATTTGCTCGTGTGCGCCGCCAGGCCTATGCACGCCTCTACCCCGTGCTGCTGGTGAAACAGGATGGCTCGACCGTCCACATCCGCTACAGGGAGCCACGGCGCATGCTGGCG ATGCCCATAGATCTGGACACCCTGACTCCTGAGGAGCGCCGGGCCAGGCTGCGGAGGCGTGAGGCTCAGCTCCAGCGGACGAAGGAATACGAGGAGGAGCTCAGTGATGACTTTGATGTGGAGCGCTACCGACAGTTCTGGGCCAAGACCAAGAAGTGA
- the MRPL55 gene encoding large ribosomal subunit protein mL55 isoform X3, which translates to MRVFVFALVSYLEVRTACYQASPQRQKRPQAVLRSLSVIRPLHSDRSGEVGCTPGPVLTTSTCHWGSEEEWRQWVACLGLCTPLPRAAGETGWLDRPHPLQGATAHAGDAHRSGHPDS; encoded by the exons ATGCGTGTCTTCGTCTTTGCCTTAGTTTCCTACCTGGAAGTCCGGACCGCCTGTTATCAGGCCTCTCCGCAGCGACAGAAGCGGCCGCAG GCGGTTCTGAGAAGTCTAAGTGTTATCAGGCCCCTCCACAGCGACAGAAGCGGAGAGGTTG GTTGCACGCCAGGACCTGTACTGACCACCTCCACGTGCCACTGGGGCTCTGAGGAGGAATGGCGGCAGTGGGTAGCTTGCTTGG GCCTATGCACGCCTCTACCCCGTGCTGCTGGTGAAACAGGATGGCTCGACCGTCCACATCCGCTACAGGGAGCCACGGCGCATGCTGGCG ATGCCCATAGATCTGGACACCCTGACTCCTGA
- the MRPL55 gene encoding large ribosomal subunit protein mL55 isoform X2, with the protein MRVFVFALVSYLEVRTACYQASPQRQKRPQAVLRSLSVIRPLHSDRSGEVAGCTPGPVLTTSTCHWGSEEEWRQWVACLGLCTPLPRAAGETGWLDRPHPLQGATAHAGDAHRSGHPDS; encoded by the exons ATGCGTGTCTTCGTCTTTGCCTTAGTTTCCTACCTGGAAGTCCGGACCGCCTGTTATCAGGCCTCTCCGCAGCGACAGAAGCGGCCGCAG GCGGTTCTGAGAAGTCTAAGTGTTATCAGGCCCCTCCACAGCGACAGAAGCGGAGAGGTTG CAGGTTGCACGCCAGGACCTGTACTGACCACCTCCACGTGCCACTGGGGCTCTGAGGAGGAATGGCGGCAGTGGGTAGCTTGCTTGG GCCTATGCACGCCTCTACCCCGTGCTGCTGGTGAAACAGGATGGCTCGACCGTCCACATCCGCTACAGGGAGCCACGGCGCATGCTGGCG ATGCCCATAGATCTGGACACCCTGACTCCTGA